A region of Clostridia bacterium DNA encodes the following proteins:
- a CDS encoding cyclase family protein, with protein sequence MSRVIDITGIMQEGMWNYEPPFPKFKIKPLPKVPWVEGDVFCEIFEGMHSQTGTYLETPAHFFGNDKCYLLIDVPVEKLLNIDCVVLNIEPKNPDNRSGRSKITVEDLEKSSNSKYIKEGDAILVGNHWGKYWMDPRFLDNSPYFSYDAMMWLIGKKPFILGSDIARWENLDKPEGFFSEFYKADILMLAPCVNLEKVTQPRVKLTVLPLKIPGTSSTPCRAVIIE encoded by the coding sequence ATGTCGAGAGTAATTGATATTACAGGTATAATGCAAGAAGGCATGTGGAATTATGAGCCTCCGTTTCCAAAGTTTAAAATAAAACCCCTACCTAAGGTACCCTGGGTAGAAGGGGATGTGTTTTGTGAAATATTTGAAGGGATGCATTCTCAAACCGGAACATATCTCGAAACTCCGGCACATTTTTTTGGCAATGATAAATGTTATTTGTTAATAGACGTACCTGTAGAAAAGCTGCTGAATATAGATTGTGTTGTATTGAATATTGAACCTAAAAATCCGGACAATAGGTCGGGGAGGAGCAAGATCACCGTTGAAGACCTTGAAAAAAGTTCAAATAGTAAGTATATAAAAGAAGGCGATGCTATTCTTGTAGGTAATCATTGGGGCAAATATTGGATGGATCCTAGATTTTTAGATAATTCTCCATATTTTAGCTATGATGCTATGATGTGGCTTATAGGCAAAAAACCCTTTATACTAGGATCGGATATTGCACGTTGGGAGAATCTAGATAAACCTGAAGGGTTTTTTTCTGAATTTTATAAAGCGGATATTTTAATGTTAGCACCTTGTGTAAATTTAGAAAAGGTTACGCAGCCTAGAGTAAAACTTACGGTTTTACCTTTAAAAATACCCGGAACCAGTTCTACTCCTTGCCGTGCTGTAATTATTGAATAG